CCGAGGCTCGTTTCGCAGTCAGACAGAGGAAGCGGTTGTCCGCCGTTTGGCTGTTTTCCGTTGCCAGCGTAAAGTAGCCATCCATGTGGTTTGAGCGGGACTTCGAGCGGTTTTTTGTCAGCGAACGAGCGCTCCCCGTGCGGATCCTGATCGGTCCGCGCCAGTGCGGGAAGACCTCGCTTGGCCACCGGCTGCTCCGCGCCAGTGCCGGGCCGGTGCTCGACATCGCGCTCGACGACACCCAGACGCGGACCCTCGCCGGTCGGGAGCCAGCTGTCGTTCTCGGGCCGGGACTGCGGCCGACCCTCATCGACGAGATCCAGGAGGCGCCGGGCCTACTCAGCGAGCTGAAGCTGCGAATCGACGCGGCGCGCCGGGCCGATCGTTCGATCCCGCCCGTGTGGGTCACCGGCTCCAATGCCACTCAACTCGACCGGGCGGCGAAGGAATCCCTCTCGGGACGCGCCAATTACTATCGCCTCCACAACCTGTCGGCCGCGGAGCTGGACCGAGCGGGAATCGGGCCACGCGAGTTGTTCACACGCGGCGGCTGGCCAGAGCTGTACGCCAATCGCGCGCTCGACCCGGTCCGCTACCTAGACGACCATGTCCGCACGTTCATCGAAAAAGACATCGCCGCCACGGCCGGCGTCGCCAAGCTCGGCGCCTTCCGGACGTTTCTCGGCCTGCTTGCCGCCCGCACCGGCCAGTTGCTCAATGCGTCGGACATAGGTCGCCAGGCCGGCGTCAAGGGGGCGACTGTCGCGGAGTGGATCGCGCTCCTGGAGGAGAACGCCGTCGTGGCGCTGGTTCGTCCCCACGCCACGAACCTCAACGCCCGCCTCGTGAAGGCACCGAAGGTCTACCTTCTCGACGTCGGCGTCGCGGCCCGTCTCCAGGGCTGGCGAACCCTCGAGCCGCTTCTGGTCAGCCCGCAGATCGGCCCGCTGTTCGAGACGGCGGTGTTCGCCGAATTGGTGCGTTGTCGTGATCACCGGCTCCTGGGGATGGAGATCCACGTCTGGCGGACGCGCGACGGCGAGGAGCTCGACTTTTTGGTGCGGCTGGAGACGGTCCGCCGCGGCCCGGTCTGGGTGCCGATCGAGGCCAAGCTCGGCGGTCACGCGGCGCTCGGGGCCGTCGTCCCGCGCGGCGTCGCCAGGGCGGTTGCCCCGCTCGATCCGCTGCTGGTCGTCACGCTCGAAGGCCACCGCCGCGCCCTGGCCGGCAACGCGATCCAGGTGCCCCTGCCGCGATTGGCGGATGAGTTGACGGCGCTGGCGAACGATCCCTGAACGTCACTGACCAAGGACGTGACGGGTGAAGAACGGGCCGTGTGGCGACGCCGGTGGTCAATTCACCCGCAGGGGTGGGCTGTTCGTAAAGCACTCACGGGGAACGCCGAGTCGAACTTCCGAGCGTGGCCGGGCTTCTCGGCATCGGTCATGTCATCATCGGCCACCGTCGGCTTCCGGGTCGTGATGGAGATCATCGAGTGATGGGGCGGCTGCCTATACTCGGGCCATGCCGCCCCGATCGCGATCGCCGCGCCGATGGATCGCCGTGGCCGCCTTGGTCGCGGCTGCAGGGGGGGCCGCCCCCGGGCGCGCGGCCGAGCCTGCGGCGCCGTCGTTTTCCCGCGACGTCCTCCCGATCCTCGCCGCCAACTGTTTCTCCTGCCACGGTTTCGACGAGCACGCCCGGCAGGCAGGGTTGCGGCTCGACACCGCCGCAGGGGCCACGGCGCTGCTCGACTCCGGGCAGCGGGCGATCGTTCCCGGCGTGCCGGCCGACAGTGAGGTGGTGAAGCGCGTCGAGGCGACCGACCCCGACATCGTCATGCCTCCACCCGAGACCGGGCGGTCGCTGTCGGCAGCCGAGCGCGACACGCTGGTGCGCTGGATCGCCGCCGGGGCGCCATACGAGAGCCACTGGGCGTTTCGGCCTCCCGTGGCCGTGGCACCTCCGGTCGTCGCCGGCGTCGACCATCCCGTCGACCGGTTCCTCGCCGCGGCATGGCAGCGCGAAGGGCTCGCCGCCGCACCCCAGGCAAGCCCGGAAACGCTTCTCCGCCGCGCGAGCCTCGACCTCGTCGGGCTGCCGCCGACGGTGGCGGAGATCGACGAGTTTCTCGCCGCCTGGCAGCGCGACCCGGAGGCCGCCTGGGGCGCGCTGGTCGACCGGCTCCTCGCCAGCCCCCACTACGGCGAGCGGCAGGCACGCGGCTGGCTCGACATGGCCCGCTATGCCGACAGCAACGGCTACTCGATCGACTCGCCGCGCGAGATCTGGCCGTGGCGCGACTGGGTCGTCGGTGCGTTCAACGACGACATGCCGTTCGACACGTTCACCGTCGAGCAGCTCGCTGGCGACCTGCTTCCCGGGGCGACGCTGCCGCAGCGCGTCGCCACCGGCTTTCACCGCAACACGCAGATCAACGAGGAAGGGGGCGTCGACAAGGAGCAGTACCGGATCGAGAGCGTGTTCGACCGGGTGGCGACGACCGGCGTCGTCTGGCTCGGGCTCACGATCGGCTGCGCCCAGTGCCACGACCACAAGTTCGACCCCGTCAGCCAGCGCGACTATTACCGGCTGTTCGCGTTCTTCAACGACCAGAACGAGCCGAAGCTCAAGGTCGCCGCCCCGGGCGTCGATCTCGCGGCGCTCACCGCCGAGCGCGACGCGGCCCGCGGCGCCGTCTCGGCCTACGTCGCCGCGCGGCAGGCGGAGCTCGACGCCTGGGAGGCGGCGGTGGGCGACGACGTGCGCAAGGCGCTGCCGAAGCCGGCCGCGGCGGCGCTGGCCGTCGAGCCCGCGAAGCGCTCGGCCGAGCAGCGCCGGATCTTGTTCGCCGCCGGCGCCGGGGCCGCCGATCAGGAGCTCCGCGCGCTCAACGAACGGTTCACGGAACTGGAAGGGAAGGTCGCCGCGGGGCCGACGACGCTCGTCCTCGAGGAGCTCAAGCAGCCGCGTTCGACGCGGATCCTCGTGCAGGGCGATTTCACCCGCCCCGCCGACGAGGTCGCCCCCGGCACTCCGTCCGTCCTCCCGCCGCTCACGGCCGACCGGGCCCGGCCGACGCGCCTCGAGCTCGCCCGGTGGCTCGTCGGCCCCGACAACCCGCTCACCGCGCGCGTCGCCGTCAATCGCGTCTGGCAGCGGCTGTTCGGGCGCGGGCTCGTCGAGACCGACAGCGATTTCGGCCTCACCGGCGCGCCGCCTTCGCATCCGGAATTGCTCGACTGGCTGGCGCTCGAGTTCCAGGCACGCGGCTGGAGCGTCAAGGCACTGCACCGGCTGATCATGTCGTCGCGTGCCTACCGGATGAGCTCGGTCGCTCGTCCGGAGTCGCGCGCCGCCGATCCGGGAAACCGGTGGGTCGCGCGGCAGCAACGCTTGCGGCTCGATGCGGAGCTCGTGCGCGACGTGGCGCTGGTCGCGAGCGGGAAATTCGCGCCCACGCTCGGCGGGCCGCCGGTGTATCCGCCGATCCCCGACGGAGCGACCGCGGTCGGGCAGGTGAAACGCCCGTGGCCGACGAGCACCGGCCCCGATCGTTATCGCCGCGGGCTGTACACGTTTTTGTTTCGCGCGAGCCCCCCGCCGGCACTGGCGGTGTTCGACGCCCCCGACGGCTTCTCGACCTGCACCCGCCGCAACCGCAGCAACACTCCCCTGCAGGCGCTGACGCTCCTCAACGATGCCGCGTTCGTCGAGTTGGCCGAGGCCCTGGCCGCGGTCGTTCGCGACGACGGGATCGAGGCCGCGTTCCGCCGCTGCACCGGACGGCACCCCGATGCCGATGAGCTCACGGTCCTGGCCGCGCTCGAGGCGGCCGATGCCGCCCGCGTGCTCCTCAACCTCGACGAGACGGTGACCCGTGAGTGATCGCCCCGAATGCGGCGCGGGCAGTGCCGGCCGGCTCCTCCGCGAGCAGACGCGCCGCCATTTCTTCGGCGGCTGCGGCGTCGGGGTCGGCAGCCTGGCACTCGGTGAACTGCTTGCCGGAAAGGCCGGAGCCGCGGCTGTCGCTGACCCGCTGGCGCCGCGTGCGCCGCATTTCGCGCCGCGGGCCAAGCGGGTGATCTATCTGTTCATGGCCGGCGGTCCGAGCCAGCTCGACCTGTTCGACTACAAGCCGGAGCTGGCGCGGCGCAGCGGAACGCCGATCCCCGAGAGCTTCATCGCCGGGAAGCGGTTCGCGTTCATGGATTCGAGCCACCGCATCGATCTGCTCGGCTCGAAGCGGTCGTTCCGTCAGGTCGGGGCGAACGGCACCTGGGTCAGCGACCTGCTGCCGGAGACGGGGCGCATCGTCGACCGGCTGTGCATCGTGAAGAGCTGCTCGACCGACCTGTTCAACCACGCCCCGGCGAAGCTGTTCATGAACACCGGCAGCGGCCAATTCGGCCGGCCGAGCATGGGGGCGTGGCTGACCTACGGCCTGGGGAGCGAGTGCCGCGACCTGCCGGGGTTCGTCGTCCTCCAGAGCGGCCCGCGCGGGCCCCGCGGCGGGGCTGTGTTGTGGGGCAGCGGAATCCTCCCCAGCGCCTACCAGGGAGTGCCGCTGCGCAACAGCGGCGACCCGATCCTCAATCTGTCGGCGCCCGCCGGCGTCGACGCCGCGCGCCAGCGCCGCGTGGTCGACGCCGTCCGGGCGCTCAACGAGCGGCGCCTCGCCGCCACCGGCGACGACGAGATCGCGGCCCGTGTCGCGGGCTACGAGATGGCCTACCGGATGCAGTCGAGCGCACCCGACCTGATCGACGTCGCCGGCGAGTCGGCCGAGACGCTCGCGCTGTACGGGATCCGTGACCCGCGCGAGACCACCTACGCGCGGAATTGCCTCCTCGCCCGGCGCCTCGTCGAGCGCGGCGTGCGCTTCGTGCAGCTCTACCACACCAATTGGGATCACCACGGCGGCACGACCGAGAACCTCGAGACCCATCTCCCCGAGATCTGCGGCCAGGTCGACCGGGCGAGCAGCGCCCTGGTGCTCGACCTCGAGCGCCGCGGCCTGCTCGACGACACGATCGTCGTCTGGGGGGGCGAGTTCGGGCGGACGCCGATGGGGGAGAAGCGCGAGAGCACGGGGCGCAACCACCACATCGACGCGTTCACGATGTGGTTCGCCGGCGGTGGTTTTCGCCCCGGGCTCGTCCATGGCGAGACCGACGAATTCGGATTCGCGCCGGTCGCCGGCGGCCTCCACGTGCGCGACATCCACGCCACGCTGCTGCATTGCCTCGGCCTCGACCACCAGCGCCTCGCCGTGCGCTTCCAGGGGCTCGACTACAAGCTCACCGGTGTGAAGCCCGCGCGCGTCGCGACCGAGCTATTGGCCTGAGACGGTGGCAGCAGGGAAGGGGGCGATCGGAAGGCGTGCTCTCGCTGAAACGTCGCCGGCAGGGCTGGCGGCTTGCGAACCTGAAAGAATCGATTCCGGCAGACCGCGCTCCAACGCGTCGCGACGGGGAAAACGAGGCGAATGACGGGGTCTTCGGGCGCACGTGGCGATTGACCGGATCACCGGGGATCCATAGCCTCCCGCCACAAGGTGGTCTCTCCCTGACTCACGCGATACTCTGCCTGCGGGCAAGGGGACCGCACGACCGATTTTCATGCAGCCATCGTCCGCGCCGCGAGGCGGCGGCGCCCGCAACTGGCTTTTGGAGCGCTCGAATGTCACTGGTCACCGCGCTGTTTGCCGGCCGTCCGGACCGACGTCGCCGGGGGAGTGAATCGGTGCGTGTCGAGCGACTCGAAGTGCGGCGAGCGCTCGCCGCCGACGACGGCAGCGATCCATGGGACGGCTTCGTGCCCCCCGACGACGGCCAGGTCGACGTCGACACGGTCACCGATCCGGGAATCATGGTCATCTCCTGCTTGCCCCCCGACGATGGCGGTTGGTCGAGTGATGACAGCCTGCCCGACTGCTGGCTTCCGCCCGTTGATGACGACGGCAACCCGATTCCGGAGCCGTTCTGGCGCACGACCTCGGAAGTGGGCGTGCCGCCCTACGGGTTCATCCCGCCCTCGGGCATCGCGACGATGGCGCTGGTGCCGTATGTCAACGTCGTGACCGGTGACCGGTTCGTCGCCGACAGTGGCGGCTGGACGACGCCGAATGCGGATTGGATCGTCGACCGCGGCTCGCCGACGGATGTCGTCGCCACCCGTACCGCCGACGGCATCGTCGTCACTTGGAACGACCCCCATGCCAGCCAGAGCGACGAGGGAACAGCGTTCGACGGCTACGTCGTCGAGGCGCGCCGTCTCCGCGACGCCAGTTGGACCTCCGTCGGCACCGTGACAGGTGCGACGACGCTGCCGGTCGTCGGGCTCGACGCGTCGGCCCACTACGTGTTCCGCGTGGCGAAGACCAACTACGGATTGCTCCAGGAGCGCGGTGGACCGTCGCTGCCGTCGCGACCGGTCACGACCGGGTCCGCCGTCGGGATCACGGCCGAGACGACCGCCACCGGCGGCGCGCGGATCTCGTGGGACGCCGTCGCCGCGGGCTCGGGCGAGCAGATCGTCGAATACCGGCGGCTGGCTGCCGCCGACTGGGTGCGGGTCGGCGAGTTTCCGGCCGCAGCGGGCGTGGCCACGATCGACGGCCTGCCGGGCGGACGGCATTACACGTTTCGGATCCTCGCCGCCGGTGGTGTCTACACGCCGCGGACCCGCGCGGTGACGACTCCCGTCGACGCGGACTATCGGCTCGGCGCGGAAGCCAGTGCTGCCGGAACGGTGCTCACCTGGAACGATCCCCAGGCGGCCACCCGCACCGAGACGGTGGTCGAGTACCGTCGGCTCAAGGACGCCGGCTGGGCGGCACTGGGCACCGTGGCCAGCACCGCCGGGGCGATCTCGATCGACGGTCTCGTCCCCAATGCCAACTACGTGTTCCGGCTGCGGCAGGTCGATGCCGCCGGCCTGCTGAGCCGGACGGTCGCCACGCGGCCGAT
This sequence is a window from Planctomycetota bacterium. Protein-coding genes within it:
- a CDS encoding ATP-binding protein, with protein sequence MWFERDFERFFVSERALPVRILIGPRQCGKTSLGHRLLRASAGPVLDIALDDTQTRTLAGREPAVVLGPGLRPTLIDEIQEAPGLLSELKLRIDAARRADRSIPPVWVTGSNATQLDRAAKESLSGRANYYRLHNLSAAELDRAGIGPRELFTRGGWPELYANRALDPVRYLDDHVRTFIEKDIAATAGVAKLGAFRTFLGLLAARTGQLLNASDIGRQAGVKGATVAEWIALLEENAVVALVRPHATNLNARLVKAPKVYLLDVGVAARLQGWRTLEPLLVSPQIGPLFETAVFAELVRCRDHRLLGMEIHVWRTRDGEELDFLVRLETVRRGPVWVPIEAKLGGHAALGAVVPRGVARAVAPLDPLLVVTLEGHRRALAGNAIQVPLPRLADELTALANDP
- a CDS encoding DUF1553 domain-containing protein; its protein translation is MPPRSRSPRRWIAVAALVAAAGGAAPGRAAEPAAPSFSRDVLPILAANCFSCHGFDEHARQAGLRLDTAAGATALLDSGQRAIVPGVPADSEVVKRVEATDPDIVMPPPETGRSLSAAERDTLVRWIAAGAPYESHWAFRPPVAVAPPVVAGVDHPVDRFLAAAWQREGLAAAPQASPETLLRRASLDLVGLPPTVAEIDEFLAAWQRDPEAAWGALVDRLLASPHYGERQARGWLDMARYADSNGYSIDSPREIWPWRDWVVGAFNDDMPFDTFTVEQLAGDLLPGATLPQRVATGFHRNTQINEEGGVDKEQYRIESVFDRVATTGVVWLGLTIGCAQCHDHKFDPVSQRDYYRLFAFFNDQNEPKLKVAAPGVDLAALTAERDAARGAVSAYVAARQAELDAWEAAVGDDVRKALPKPAAAALAVEPAKRSAEQRRILFAAGAGAADQELRALNERFTELEGKVAAGPTTLVLEELKQPRSTRILVQGDFTRPADEVAPGTPSVLPPLTADRARPTRLELARWLVGPDNPLTARVAVNRVWQRLFGRGLVETDSDFGLTGAPPSHPELLDWLALEFQARGWSVKALHRLIMSSRAYRMSSVARPESRAADPGNRWVARQQRLRLDAELVRDVALVASGKFAPTLGGPPVYPPIPDGATAVGQVKRPWPTSTGPDRYRRGLYTFLFRASPPPALAVFDAPDGFSTCTRRNRSNTPLQALTLLNDAAFVELAEALAAVVRDDGIEAAFRRCTGRHPDADELTVLAALEAADAARVLLNLDETVTRE
- a CDS encoding DUF1501 domain-containing protein, yielding MSDRPECGAGSAGRLLREQTRRHFFGGCGVGVGSLALGELLAGKAGAAAVADPLAPRAPHFAPRAKRVIYLFMAGGPSQLDLFDYKPELARRSGTPIPESFIAGKRFAFMDSSHRIDLLGSKRSFRQVGANGTWVSDLLPETGRIVDRLCIVKSCSTDLFNHAPAKLFMNTGSGQFGRPSMGAWLTYGLGSECRDLPGFVVLQSGPRGPRGGAVLWGSGILPSAYQGVPLRNSGDPILNLSAPAGVDAARQRRVVDAVRALNERRLAATGDDEIAARVAGYEMAYRMQSSAPDLIDVAGESAETLALYGIRDPRETTYARNCLLARRLVERGVRFVQLYHTNWDHHGGTTENLETHLPEICGQVDRASSALVLDLERRGLLDDTIVVWGGEFGRTPMGEKRESTGRNHHIDAFTMWFAGGGFRPGLVHGETDEFGFAPVAGGLHVRDIHATLLHCLGLDHQRLAVRFQGLDYKLTGVKPARVATELLA
- a CDS encoding fibronectin type III domain-containing protein, producing the protein MSLVTALFAGRPDRRRRGSESVRVERLEVRRALAADDGSDPWDGFVPPDDGQVDVDTVTDPGIMVISCLPPDDGGWSSDDSLPDCWLPPVDDDGNPIPEPFWRTTSEVGVPPYGFIPPSGIATMALVPYVNVVTGDRFVADSGGWTTPNADWIVDRGSPTDVVATRTADGIVVTWNDPHASQSDEGTAFDGYVVEARRLRDASWTSVGTVTGATTLPVVGLDASAHYVFRVAKTNYGLLQERGGPSLPSRPVTTGSAVGITAETTATGGARISWDAVAAGSGEQIVEYRRLAAADWVRVGEFPAAAGVATIDGLPGGRHYTFRILAAGGVYTPRTRAVTTPVDADYRLGAEASAAGTVLTWNDPQAATRTETVVEYRRLKDAGWAALGTVASTAGAISIDGLVPNANYVFRLRQVDAAGLLSRTVATRPMKFGQAVSSGSPAGGSGSGTVLIVNPSAGNAGGTEIAGAGSTGSSTQSGGLLTGTLVATGQFAPAGGGPGTLVLGSAGGAG